A genomic stretch from Kribbella jejuensis includes:
- the dnaJ gene encoding molecular chaperone DnaJ, producing MSTDYYAVLGVSRDASPDEIKKAYRKLARQYHPDVNDSEDAHQKFQEIGRAFQVLSDPQKRQLHDLGGDPFASAAGGPGGAGFGQAFTFTDIMDAFFGQTGGATRGPRPRTRRGQDALIPLRIDLAEAAFGTTRELKVDTAVLCPTCSGSGAAAGSEPVTCEICHGRGEVTHTQRSFLGEVRTMRPCPNCRGYGTTIPNPCVECSGDGRVRSRRTVTVKIPGGVDTGTRVQLSGQGEVGPGGGPAGDLYVEIEVEPHDIFTRNGDDLHCTVTLPMTAAALGTTIDLPTLEGETTPLEVRPGTQSGTTQTLTARGVPRLRHAGRGDLIVQVIVETPTKLDDAQADLLRQLAIARDEERPQGQVQATHKSVFGRLRDAFGAH from the coding sequence ATGAGCACCGATTACTACGCCGTCCTAGGTGTCAGCCGTGACGCGTCACCGGACGAGATCAAGAAGGCGTACCGCAAGCTGGCACGCCAGTACCACCCGGACGTCAACGACTCCGAGGACGCGCACCAGAAGTTCCAGGAGATCGGGCGTGCGTTCCAGGTGCTCAGCGACCCGCAGAAGCGGCAGCTGCACGACCTCGGCGGCGACCCGTTCGCCTCCGCGGCCGGCGGGCCGGGCGGGGCTGGGTTCGGCCAGGCGTTCACGTTCACCGACATCATGGACGCATTCTTCGGCCAGACCGGCGGCGCGACCCGTGGACCGCGGCCGCGCACCCGGCGCGGCCAGGACGCGTTGATCCCGCTCCGGATCGACCTGGCCGAGGCCGCGTTCGGTACGACGCGCGAGCTCAAGGTCGACACCGCCGTCCTCTGCCCGACCTGTAGCGGATCCGGCGCGGCGGCCGGGTCCGAGCCGGTGACCTGCGAGATCTGCCACGGGCGCGGTGAGGTGACGCACACGCAGCGGTCGTTCCTCGGTGAGGTGCGGACGATGCGTCCCTGCCCGAACTGCCGCGGCTACGGGACCACCATCCCGAACCCGTGCGTCGAGTGCTCCGGCGACGGGCGGGTGCGCTCCCGCCGGACCGTCACCGTGAAGATCCCCGGCGGCGTCGACACCGGCACCCGCGTGCAGCTGTCCGGTCAGGGCGAGGTCGGCCCCGGCGGCGGCCCGGCCGGCGACCTGTACGTCGAGATCGAGGTCGAGCCGCACGACATCTTCACCCGCAACGGTGACGATCTGCACTGCACGGTCACGCTCCCGATGACGGCCGCCGCGCTCGGTACGACGATCGACCTGCCGACCCTCGAGGGCGAGACGACGCCGCTCGAGGTCCGCCCCGGGACCCAGTCGGGGACGACGCAGACGCTGACCGCGCGCGGCGTACCGCGGTTGCGGCATGCCGGGCGGGGTGACCTGATCGTCCAGGTGATCGTGGAGACCCCGACGAAGCTCGACGACGCCCAGGCCGACCTGCTCCGCCAGCTCGCCATCGCCCGCGACGAGGAACGCCCCCAGGGTCAGGTCCAAGCCACGCACAAGAGCGTCTTCGGCCGCCTCCGCGACGCCTTCGGCGCGCACTAG
- a CDS encoding ThuA domain-containing protein, which translates to MTTRRAVVVRGGWEGHSPVEATDLFIPYLKDNGYEVTVSDTTAAYLELDGVDLVVQCVTMSEIEDDHFKGLEAAIRRGTGFAGWHGGIADSFRKNVDYSFITGGQFISHPHGFTDYRVDIIADHPIVEGIKHFDVHTEQYYIHYDPTNTVLATTTFESHPDYPWIEGAVMPAIWTRTWGEGKVFVCTVGHKLDDLETPEVRTIIERGLLWASK; encoded by the coding sequence GTGACGACACGACGTGCGGTAGTGGTCCGGGGTGGCTGGGAAGGGCACTCGCCGGTCGAGGCGACCGACCTGTTCATCCCGTACCTGAAGGACAACGGCTACGAGGTGACGGTCTCCGACACCACCGCGGCCTACCTCGAGCTGGACGGCGTCGACCTCGTCGTGCAGTGCGTGACGATGAGCGAGATCGAGGACGACCACTTCAAGGGCCTGGAGGCGGCGATCCGGCGCGGTACCGGGTTCGCCGGCTGGCACGGCGGGATCGCGGACTCGTTCCGGAAGAACGTCGACTACAGCTTCATCACCGGCGGGCAGTTCATCTCGCACCCGCACGGCTTCACCGACTACCGGGTGGACATCATTGCGGATCACCCGATCGTCGAGGGCATCAAGCACTTCGACGTGCACACCGAGCAGTACTACATCCACTACGACCCGACCAACACGGTGCTCGCCACCACGACGTTCGAGTCGCACCCCGACTACCCGTGGATCGAGGGCGCGGTGATGCCGGCGATCTGGACCCGGACCTGGGGCGAGGGCAAGGTCTTCGTCTGCACGGTCGGCCACAAGCTGGACGACCTGGAGACGCCCGAGGTACGCACGATCATCGAGCGGGGGCTGCTGTGGGCGAGCAAGTGA
- the hrcA gene encoding heat-inducible transcriptional repressor HrcA → MLDDRKLDVLRAIVEDYVATHEPIGSKALVDRHNLGVSPATVRNDMAALEEEGYITQPHTSAGRIPTDAGYRLFVDKLSTVKTLSAAEKRAITSFLAGAVDLDDVVRRTVRLLAQITRQVAIVQYPSLNRSSVRHIEVVTMSPRRLLLVLITSNGRVEQRLVEHPQDVDEQLIADLRSRLNSALAGQRLTDAATSLAGVPDLFAPADRPLVSSIVTTLFEAFTDEVGEQRIAVGGAANLTRYGDDFERNVKPVLEALEEHVILLKLLGEATNPQTLTVRIGHENPYEELATTSVVATGYGSKSEVLATLGIVGPTHMDYPSTMGAVRAVARYVSQILAES, encoded by the coding sequence GTGCTGGACGACCGCAAGCTGGATGTGCTCCGCGCCATCGTCGAGGACTACGTCGCGACCCATGAGCCGATCGGGTCGAAGGCACTCGTGGACCGGCACAACCTCGGGGTCTCCCCGGCCACCGTACGTAACGACATGGCCGCGCTGGAGGAGGAGGGGTACATCACCCAGCCGCACACCAGCGCCGGCCGGATCCCGACCGACGCCGGCTACCGGCTGTTCGTCGACAAGCTGAGCACGGTCAAGACGCTGTCGGCGGCGGAGAAGCGGGCGATCACGTCGTTCCTGGCCGGTGCGGTCGACCTGGACGACGTGGTCCGCCGGACCGTGCGGCTGCTCGCCCAGATCACCCGCCAGGTCGCCATCGTGCAGTACCCGTCGCTCAACCGGTCGAGCGTGCGGCACATCGAGGTCGTCACGATGAGTCCACGCCGGCTACTGCTCGTGTTGATCACCAGCAACGGGCGGGTCGAGCAGCGGCTAGTCGAACATCCCCAGGACGTCGACGAGCAGCTGATCGCCGACCTGCGCTCCCGGCTGAACTCAGCCCTCGCCGGTCAGCGCCTCACCGACGCGGCCACCTCACTGGCCGGCGTGCCCGACCTGTTCGCGCCGGCCGACCGGCCGCTGGTCTCGTCGATCGTCACCACGCTGTTCGAGGCGTTCACCGACGAGGTCGGCGAGCAGCGGATCGCGGTCGGCGGCGCCGCCAACCTGACCCGGTACGGCGACGACTTCGAGCGGAACGTGAAGCCGGTGCTGGAGGCCCTCGAGGAGCACGTCATCCTGCTCAAACTGCTCGGCGAGGCGACCAACCCGCAGACGCTGACCGTTCGGATCGGCCACGAGAACCCGTACGAGGAGCTCGCCACCACCTCGGTGGTCGCGACCGGGTACGGGTCCAAGTCGGAGGTACTGGCCACCCTCGGCATCGTCGGGCCGACGCACATGGACTACCCGAGCACGATGGGCGCCGTACGGGCCGTCGCGCGCTACGTCAGCCAGATCCTGGCTGAGTCATGA
- a CDS encoding YybH family protein, giving the protein MIELVDYRYGPDARPRVAEARAAGREGALAALETFYYALNNKDLDVLVDGWADDPLVQLNNPVGGILRGREAVRDLYRRVFAGSLNVQVTFGDAATYWLDDSVVFAGREVGSYLGDRPLQIRTTRVFRYDGSWQQIHHHGSIDDADMLAAYQQAVRD; this is encoded by the coding sequence ATGATCGAACTAGTCGACTACAGGTACGGGCCGGACGCGCGACCGCGAGTTGCGGAGGCCCGCGCGGCGGGGCGGGAGGGCGCGCTGGCCGCGCTGGAGACGTTCTACTACGCGCTCAACAACAAGGACCTGGACGTGCTCGTCGACGGCTGGGCGGACGATCCGTTGGTCCAGCTGAACAACCCGGTCGGAGGGATTCTGCGCGGCCGGGAGGCGGTGCGGGACCTCTACAGGCGGGTGTTCGCGGGCAGCTTGAACGTCCAGGTGACGTTCGGCGACGCGGCGACGTACTGGCTGGACGACTCGGTGGTATTCGCCGGGCGGGAGGTTGGCAGCTATTTGGGCGACCGTCCGCTGCAGATCCGTACCACCAGGGTCTTCAGGTACGACGGTTCGTGGCAGCAGATCCACCACCACGGGAGCATCGACGACGCGGACATGCTCGCGGCGTACCAGCAGGCTGTTCGCGATTAG
- a CDS encoding Gmad2 immunoglobulin-like domain-containing protein, protein MSDQQKDPFDEVMRRALREEADRIEPADALLEIRARAHAQRPSRLRPWFLTAGVAAVGTAAAVGAFTVFNGSDTTANDGDSVAGQGTANTSTALPESQAPSVLTASPVPSPSVKTAGPTDRGVPEETVKNQLVPVYWLGEQIGVPKKRSARLYRTWTKVSGHPAEQAVRIMTTKQPADPDYFSVWRGAAVNTVTRTDDAVTVDFKQLPKATLDPDVARVAAQQLVYTVQGALQDNQTPIRVTEGGQTVPRLFGQIDATQPLDRAQAADVQALVWIDSPSENEALDPSVTVQGVAAAFESTVNYQATNVKTREVRKGFTNTKEGQTFSSYSFQLMLSPGPWQISVYLVSPADGSITDTDTKSIVVS, encoded by the coding sequence ATGAGTGACCAGCAGAAGGATCCGTTCGACGAGGTGATGCGCCGGGCCCTCCGCGAGGAGGCGGACCGGATCGAGCCGGCCGACGCGCTGCTCGAGATCCGCGCCCGCGCACACGCCCAGCGGCCGTCCAGGCTGCGCCCGTGGTTCCTGACCGCCGGCGTGGCCGCGGTCGGTACCGCGGCGGCCGTCGGAGCCTTCACCGTGTTCAACGGCTCGGACACCACCGCGAACGACGGTGACTCGGTCGCCGGGCAAGGTACGGCGAACACCTCGACCGCCCTGCCCGAAAGCCAGGCGCCGTCGGTACTGACCGCGTCGCCGGTGCCGAGCCCGTCGGTGAAGACCGCCGGCCCGACGGACCGCGGCGTACCGGAGGAGACCGTCAAGAACCAGCTCGTCCCGGTCTACTGGCTCGGCGAGCAGATCGGCGTACCGAAGAAGCGGTCGGCCCGGCTGTACCGCACCTGGACGAAGGTGAGCGGGCACCCGGCGGAGCAGGCGGTCCGGATCATGACGACGAAGCAGCCCGCCGACCCGGACTACTTCTCGGTGTGGCGTGGCGCCGCGGTGAACACGGTGACGCGCACGGACGACGCGGTGACGGTCGACTTCAAGCAGTTGCCGAAGGCCACCTTGGACCCGGACGTCGCGCGCGTGGCGGCGCAGCAGCTCGTGTACACCGTTCAGGGCGCGTTGCAGGACAACCAGACGCCGATCCGCGTGACCGAGGGCGGGCAGACCGTACCGCGGCTGTTCGGGCAGATCGACGCCACCCAGCCGCTCGACCGGGCGCAGGCGGCCGACGTCCAGGCGCTGGTGTGGATCGACTCGCCGTCGGAGAACGAGGCGCTCGACCCGTCGGTGACCGTGCAGGGTGTGGCGGCCGCGTTCGAGTCGACCGTCAACTACCAGGCGACGAACGTGAAGACCCGCGAGGTGCGGAAGGGCTTCACGAACACGAAGGAGGGCCAGACCTTCTCGTCGTACTCGTTCCAGCTCATGCTCAGCCCAGGCCCGTGGCAGATCAGCGTGTACCTGGTTTCGCCGGCCGACGGGAGTATCACCGACACCGACACCAAGTCGATCGTGGTCAGCTAG
- a CDS encoding PhoH family protein, with the protein MVALLGARDEFLRIIERLFAADIMVRGNEITLNGEPAELALAERLIDELIAVIRTGHGLTADSVERSIAMVKQATAESPADVLTQNILSSRGRTIRPKTLNQKRYVDAIDKNTIVFGIGPAGTGKTYLAVAKAVQALQAKEVNRIILTRPAVEAGERLGFLPGTLSEKIDPYLRPLYDALHDMLDPESIPRLMTAGTIEIAPLAYMRGRTLNDAYIILDEAQNTSPEQMKMFLTRLGFGSKMVVTGDVTQVDLPNGTNSGLKVVQEILDGVQDLAFCRLTSHDVVRHKLVGRIVSAYENYEGSADSHR; encoded by the coding sequence ATGGTGGCGCTGCTCGGAGCCCGGGACGAGTTCCTCCGCATCATCGAGAGGCTGTTCGCCGCCGACATCATGGTTCGCGGCAACGAGATCACGCTCAACGGTGAGCCGGCCGAGCTGGCCCTGGCCGAGCGGCTGATCGACGAGCTGATCGCGGTGATCCGGACCGGGCACGGGCTGACCGCGGACTCGGTCGAGCGGAGTATCGCGATGGTCAAGCAGGCCACCGCCGAGAGCCCGGCCGACGTGCTGACGCAGAACATCCTGTCCAGCCGCGGCCGTACGATCCGGCCGAAGACGCTGAACCAGAAGCGCTACGTCGACGCGATCGACAAGAACACGATCGTGTTCGGGATCGGCCCGGCCGGTACCGGCAAGACCTACCTGGCGGTGGCCAAGGCGGTCCAGGCGCTGCAGGCCAAGGAGGTCAACCGGATCATCCTGACCCGGCCGGCCGTCGAGGCCGGCGAGCGGCTCGGCTTCCTGCCCGGCACCCTGTCGGAGAAGATCGACCCCTACCTGCGGCCGCTGTACGACGCACTGCACGACATGCTCGACCCGGAGTCCATCCCGCGGCTGATGACCGCCGGCACGATCGAGATCGCCCCGCTGGCCTACATGCGCGGCCGGACGCTGAACGACGCCTACATCATTCTGGACGAGGCGCAGAACACCTCGCCGGAGCAGATGAAGATGTTCCTCACCCGGCTCGGCTTCGGCTCGAAGATGGTCGTCACCGGCGACGTCACCCAGGTCGACCTGCCGAACGGGACGAATTCCGGGCTCAAGGTGGTGCAGGAAATTCTCGACGGCGTCCAGGATCTGGCATTCTGCCGGTTGACATCGCATGACGTGGTCCGGCACAAGCTGGTCGGCCGGATCGTGTCGGCGTACGAAAACTACGAAGGCAGTGCTGATTCCCACCGATGA
- a CDS encoding helix-turn-helix domain-containing protein encodes MAVETARARTLTHADPAGVPLQAALDALADPVRRSILRDLAAHDDWTRACGTFDLPIKKATASHHFAVLRSAGLIEQRDEGARRLNRLRRAEFDAAFPGLLAATIDRAD; translated from the coding sequence ATGGCTGTCGAGACCGCCAGAGCCCGGACGCTCACCCATGCCGACCCGGCCGGGGTGCCGCTCCAGGCGGCCCTCGACGCGCTCGCGGACCCGGTCCGGCGCTCGATCCTGCGCGACCTGGCCGCCCACGACGACTGGACCCGCGCCTGCGGCACCTTCGACCTGCCGATCAAGAAGGCGACCGCCAGCCACCACTTCGCCGTCCTGCGCTCCGCCGGCCTGATCGAGCAGCGCGATGAGGGTGCTCGTCGCCTCAACCGGCTGCGCCGCGCCGAGTTCGACGCCGCGTTCCCCGGCCTGCTCGCCGCCACCATCGACCGCGCGGACTGA
- a CDS encoding NCS1 family nucleobase:cation symporter-1, protein MAIQTVHPDGRVELADPEALRSSPYANAELAPTRLPERTWTTYNYAALWMGMAHNIPSYLLASGLVALGMNWLQAFLTITLGNLIVLVPLLLNSHAGTKYGIPFPVFARAFYGVRGANFPALLRAFIACGWFGIQTWIGGQAIFVIVGELFGKGWTNASAIGGHPWTMWLSFLFFWVLQMALIFRGIEGLRRFENWAAPLVTIAFLALMVAVLVKAGGFGPILSQPSKLGWDADFWKIFAPSLMGMIAFWATLSLNMPDFTRFGKGQRAQVWGQIIGLPTTMSFIALVSIITTSGTVVLYGSAIWDPVELTRRFQNPVIVTIGLIMAILATMSCNVAANVVSPSYDFANALPRWLNFRTAGLLTGVVGIVIQPWRLISDPSIYIFVWLSFYGGLLASVAGVLIAGYWLIDRTNLQLAELYKPGGRYWYSGGWNWRGVVATLFGSVLAVGGAYSNPGAGPFPQNGLIPFLKPLYDYSWAVGLVAGFLAYFVLTLTAPSRQSTATHAAPTY, encoded by the coding sequence ATGGCCATACAAACGGTTCATCCCGACGGACGCGTCGAGCTAGCGGATCCGGAAGCTCTCCGAAGCAGTCCGTACGCGAACGCCGAGCTCGCGCCGACGCGGTTGCCCGAGCGGACCTGGACGACGTACAACTACGCCGCCTTGTGGATGGGGATGGCGCACAACATCCCGAGCTACCTGCTCGCGTCCGGGCTGGTCGCGCTCGGGATGAACTGGCTGCAGGCGTTCCTCACGATCACGCTCGGGAACCTGATCGTCCTGGTCCCGCTGTTGCTGAACAGCCATGCCGGCACGAAGTACGGCATCCCGTTCCCGGTCTTCGCGCGCGCCTTCTACGGCGTCCGCGGCGCGAACTTCCCGGCGCTGCTGCGCGCGTTCATCGCCTGCGGCTGGTTCGGGATCCAGACCTGGATCGGCGGGCAGGCGATCTTCGTGATCGTCGGCGAACTGTTCGGCAAGGGCTGGACGAACGCGTCGGCGATCGGCGGGCACCCGTGGACGATGTGGCTGAGTTTCCTGTTCTTCTGGGTACTGCAGATGGCGCTGATCTTCCGCGGTATCGAGGGTCTGCGCCGGTTCGAGAACTGGGCCGCGCCGCTGGTGACGATCGCGTTCCTGGCGTTGATGGTGGCGGTCCTGGTGAAGGCCGGCGGCTTCGGGCCGATCCTGTCGCAGCCGTCCAAGCTCGGCTGGGACGCCGACTTCTGGAAGATCTTCGCGCCGTCGCTGATGGGCATGATCGCGTTCTGGGCGACGCTGTCGCTGAACATGCCCGACTTCACCCGGTTCGGTAAGGGCCAGCGGGCGCAGGTGTGGGGCCAGATCATCGGCCTGCCGACCACGATGTCGTTCATCGCACTGGTCTCGATCATCACCACGTCCGGCACGGTGGTGCTCTACGGTTCGGCGATCTGGGACCCGGTCGAGCTGACCCGCCGGTTCCAGAACCCGGTGATCGTCACGATCGGCCTGATCATGGCGATCCTGGCGACGATGTCCTGCAACGTCGCGGCCAACGTGGTGAGTCCGTCGTACGACTTCGCGAACGCACTGCCGCGCTGGCTGAACTTCCGCACCGCGGGCCTGCTCACCGGCGTGGTCGGGATCGTCATCCAGCCGTGGCGGCTGATCTCGGACCCGTCGATCTACATCTTCGTATGGCTGTCGTTCTACGGCGGCCTGCTCGCGTCGGTGGCCGGCGTACTGATCGCGGGGTACTGGCTGATCGACCGGACGAACCTGCAGCTCGCCGAGCTCTACAAACCCGGCGGCCGCTACTGGTACTCCGGCGGCTGGAACTGGCGCGGCGTCGTCGCGACGCTGTTCGGCTCGGTGCTCGCGGTCGGCGGCGCGTACTCGAACCCGGGCGCCGGTCCGTTCCCGCAGAACGGCCTGATCCCGTTCCTCAAGCCGCTGTACGACTACTCGTGGGCGGTCGGACTGGTCGCCGGATTCCTGGCGTACTTCGTCCTCACGCTCACCGCGCCGAGCCGACAGTCAACGGCCACGCATGCGGCTCCAACTTATTAG
- a CDS encoding 16S rRNA (uracil(1498)-N(3))-methyltransferase — protein sequence MGVAVFFLAELGEEELVLDGAEGRHAAVVRRIGPGERVRLTDGRGAWAEGSVVAASKVGLTVAVDERGSTPAADPRVVVVQAVPKGERAELAVEMLTEVGVDVIVPWNADRSQFRANPERVEKLLAKWQSWSFEASKQSRRTWFTEVAPLASTSDVAALLATAALPVVLHEEATVPLATLDLPRTGIIVIVIGPEGGLTPAELSSFAVPPVRLGDTVLRTSTAGVAAASALLSRSRWR from the coding sequence GTGGGTGTCGCGGTGTTCTTCCTCGCCGAGCTCGGCGAGGAAGAACTGGTACTCGACGGGGCCGAGGGCCGGCATGCCGCGGTCGTACGGCGGATCGGGCCGGGGGAGCGGGTCCGGCTGACCGACGGACGGGGTGCCTGGGCCGAGGGGTCTGTGGTCGCCGCGTCCAAGGTGGGCCTGACGGTGGCCGTGGACGAGCGGGGCAGTACGCCGGCCGCGGACCCGCGGGTCGTCGTGGTGCAGGCCGTGCCGAAGGGCGAGCGCGCTGAGCTCGCGGTGGAGATGCTGACCGAGGTCGGCGTCGACGTCATCGTCCCGTGGAACGCCGACCGCAGCCAGTTCCGCGCCAACCCGGAACGCGTCGAGAAGCTGCTCGCGAAGTGGCAGTCGTGGTCCTTCGAGGCCAGCAAACAGTCCCGCCGCACCTGGTTCACCGAGGTCGCTCCACTCGCGTCAACGTCGGACGTCGCCGCGTTGCTCGCCACCGCGGCGCTCCCGGTCGTCCTGCACGAGGAAGCCACGGTCCCCCTCGCCACCCTCGACCTACCACGGACAGGCATCATCGTCATCGTGATCGGGCCTGAGGGTGGGTTGACTCCAGCGGAGCTCTCGTCCTTCGCCGTCCCGCCGGTCCGCCTCGGCGACACCGTCCTCCGAACGTCAACGGCGGGCGTTGCAGCCGCCTCCGCCCTGCTGTCCCGCTCCCGCTGGCGCTAA
- a CDS encoding MBL fold metallo-hydrolase, with protein sequence MSAWAELGDRTWVRRYDEWDLNVGLVVGVDGALVIDTRATIEEAEQLREQIRELTDLPVKWVVNTHAHFDHVNGNSVFEGAEVYLHENAAAEEKLAGTTFAAAKVIDLGDRRVELLWVGNGHTSGDAVVAVPDVHVFFVGDLLEESAPPSYGEDSFPLEWPDTIQAVVGMMPQDVRIVPGHGAVVDLEFAHDQAIELGKVANTISTLHHAGTSLEDALKHTDDWPWPVDKLQDAIRRGYAVLGTPQRPSLPLLGPG encoded by the coding sequence ATGAGCGCTTGGGCCGAGCTGGGGGACCGCACGTGGGTTCGGCGGTATGACGAATGGGATCTGAACGTCGGTTTGGTCGTCGGTGTGGACGGGGCGCTGGTGATCGACACCCGGGCGACCATCGAAGAGGCCGAGCAGTTGCGCGAACAGATCCGCGAGCTCACGGACCTGCCGGTGAAGTGGGTTGTCAACACGCATGCCCATTTCGACCACGTGAACGGCAACAGCGTCTTCGAGGGTGCCGAGGTCTACCTGCACGAGAACGCCGCCGCCGAGGAAAAGCTGGCCGGTACGACGTTCGCCGCCGCGAAGGTGATCGACCTCGGCGACCGGCGGGTCGAGCTGCTCTGGGTCGGCAACGGGCACACCTCCGGCGACGCGGTGGTCGCCGTACCGGACGTGCACGTGTTCTTCGTCGGCGACCTGCTCGAGGAGTCGGCGCCGCCGTCGTACGGCGAGGACTCGTTCCCGTTGGAGTGGCCGGACACGATCCAGGCCGTGGTCGGCATGATGCCGCAGGACGTGCGGATCGTCCCGGGTCACGGCGCGGTCGTCGACCTGGAGTTCGCGCACGACCAGGCGATCGAGCTGGGCAAGGTCGCGAACACCATCTCGACCCTGCACCACGCCGGTACGTCGCTCGAGGACGCGCTCAAGCACACCGACGACTGGCCGTGGCCGGTCGACAAACTCCAGGACGCGATCCGCCGCGGCTACGCCGTCCTCGGTACGCCGCAACGCCCGAGCCTCCCGCTGCTCGGCCCCGGATAG
- a CDS encoding SigE family RNA polymerase sigma factor: protein MTHESSWDADEALTAVYTAHYTSLVRLASLLLRDTGTAEEIVQDAFVAMHGRWNRLRDPHKALAYLRTAVVNRCRSRQRHLVVVDRHTPRSLPDEPSAEQAVLRTAETDRVIEAMRTLPEKQRTVMVLRYYGDLSEAEIADTMGITRGSVKSHAARATKSLRQLLEQNA, encoded by the coding sequence GTGACACATGAGTCCTCGTGGGATGCCGACGAGGCGCTGACGGCTGTGTACACGGCGCATTACACCTCGCTCGTCCGCCTCGCGAGCCTGCTGCTGCGCGACACCGGCACGGCCGAAGAGATCGTGCAGGACGCGTTCGTCGCGATGCACGGCCGGTGGAACCGGTTGCGCGACCCCCACAAGGCCCTCGCGTACCTGCGGACCGCGGTGGTGAACCGCTGCCGGTCCCGCCAGCGCCACCTGGTGGTGGTCGACCGGCATACCCCGCGGTCGCTGCCCGACGAACCCAGTGCCGAACAGGCCGTCCTGCGCACCGCCGAGACCGACCGGGTGATCGAGGCGATGCGGACCCTGCCGGAGAAGCAACGCACCGTGATGGTCCTGCGGTATTACGGTGACCTGTCGGAGGCGGAGATCGCCGACACGATGGGCATCACCCGGGGTTCCGTGAAGAGTCATGCCGCGCGCGCGACCAAGTCGCTGCGCCAGCTCCTGGAGCAGAACGCATGA
- a CDS encoding Gfo/Idh/MocA family protein yields the protein MGEQVTGVGIVGTGVISGTYLDHLAKLPGVDVVAVADLDVSRAQAIADQNPGIRAVSPEELYAADDVDIVLNLTIPAAHAAVHQAAMEAGKHVYGEKPLAMDRAEAEPLLKYAAANDLRIGCAPDTVLGTGTQTARAVIDRGDIGTPHAATAFMVTPGHELWHPAPEFYYRPGGGPVLDMGPYYVTSLVTLLGPVVRVTARAGRAKQQRKIHTGPRAGTVFDVEVPTHVTGVLEHESGALTTVLMSFDVWAGRLPRIEVHGTDGSLSVPDPNGFDGAVEIVTPDQREWTEVPVAGGYAGTGRGVGVADMARALRTGEPHRASGELAYHVLDVLESFIDSAVQDQPLDVASTVTRPAPVPLGASPETA from the coding sequence GTGGGCGAGCAAGTGACCGGAGTCGGCATCGTCGGTACCGGCGTCATTTCCGGTACCTACCTGGACCACCTCGCCAAGCTCCCCGGCGTCGACGTGGTCGCGGTCGCGGACCTGGACGTCTCGCGCGCTCAAGCCATCGCGGACCAGAACCCGGGCATCCGCGCGGTGTCACCGGAGGAGCTCTACGCGGCCGACGACGTCGACATCGTCCTCAACCTCACGATCCCGGCTGCCCACGCCGCCGTACACCAGGCGGCGATGGAGGCCGGCAAGCACGTGTACGGCGAGAAGCCGCTGGCCATGGACCGTGCCGAAGCGGAACCGCTGCTGAAGTACGCCGCTGCCAACGACCTGCGTATCGGCTGTGCACCGGACACGGTCCTCGGCACCGGCACCCAGACGGCGCGTGCGGTGATCGACCGTGGTGACATCGGCACCCCGCACGCGGCGACCGCGTTCATGGTGACCCCCGGCCACGAGCTGTGGCACCCGGCGCCCGAGTTCTATTACCGCCCCGGCGGCGGTCCGGTCCTCGACATGGGCCCGTACTACGTGACCAGCCTGGTGACGCTGCTCGGTCCGGTCGTCCGGGTCACGGCCCGCGCGGGCCGGGCGAAGCAGCAGCGGAAGATCCACACCGGACCACGCGCTGGGACCGTCTTCGACGTCGAGGTGCCGACGCACGTCACCGGCGTACTGGAGCACGAGTCGGGCGCGCTGACCACCGTGCTGATGTCGTTCGACGTCTGGGCCGGGCGGCTGCCCCGGATCGAGGTCCACGGCACGGACGGCAGCCTGTCCGTCCCGGACCCGAACGGATTCGACGGCGCCGTCGAGATCGTGACCCCGGATCAGCGCGAGTGGACCGAGGTTCCGGTCGCCGGCGGGTACGCCGGGACGGGCCGCGGGGTCGGTGTCGCGGACATGGCCCGGGCCTTGCGCACGGGCGAGCCACACCGGGCGTCGGGGGAGCTGGCGTACCACGTGCTCGACGTACTGGAGTCGTTCATCGACTCCGCCGTACAGGATCAGCCGCTTGATGTGGCCAGTACAGTGACACGTCCGGCGCCGGTTCCGTTGGGAGCCTCACCCGAGACCGCCTAG